Proteins from a genomic interval of Coraliomargarita parva:
- the mtnN gene encoding 5'-methylthioadenosine/S-adenosylhomocysteine nucleosidase has translation MSQKKAAPILVLSAMPSEIIMIRHAMTARKEGTLEIYPYVSGKIGKLKIITAVTGVGVTNGAMCTALFIHHFKPQAVIVSGTGSRFNHALRCGDTMISKKTIHHAAGSLTDDGMVYRKVRGPLPDMMTHYAYPPDKALFKEAQAAVKTYEAEEMEIDGERYTPEVRPGIVTASDLFGVSEAKIADMKKKLNPDIMEMESAAIAQVCDHLGYPHIVFRAGSNLTQSNPGTAYRKYGQAAAASAGRWTAHFLKHLSSKQA, from the coding sequence ATGTCCCAGAAAAAAGCCGCACCTATCCTCGTCCTCAGTGCCATGCCTTCCGAGATCATCATGATCCGGCATGCCATGACCGCCCGGAAGGAGGGCACGCTTGAGATTTATCCCTACGTCAGCGGCAAAATCGGGAAGCTCAAAATCATCACCGCGGTCACCGGCGTGGGGGTGACCAACGGGGCCATGTGCACCGCCCTCTTCATTCATCATTTCAAACCGCAGGCCGTAATCGTTTCAGGCACCGGCTCCCGCTTCAACCACGCCCTGCGCTGCGGCGACACCATGATCTCCAAAAAGACGATCCATCACGCGGCCGGCAGCCTGACCGACGACGGCATGGTTTACCGCAAGGTACGGGGCCCCCTCCCCGACATGATGACCCATTACGCCTATCCGCCCGACAAGGCGCTCTTCAAGGAAGCCCAGGCCGCCGTCAAGACCTACGAAGCCGAGGAAATGGAAATCGACGGCGAGCGCTACACGCCGGAAGTGCGGCCCGGCATCGTCACGGCCAGCGACCTCTTCGGTGTGTCCGAGGCGAAAATCGCCGACATGAAGAAGAAGCTCAACCCCGACATCATGGAGATGGAAAGCGCCGCCATCGCCCAAGTCTGTGACCACTTGGGCTACCCGCACATTGTTTTCCGGGCCGGAAGTAACCTGACCCAGTCCAATCCGGGGACCGCCTACCGGAAATACGGACAAGCCGCCGCCGCCAGTGCCGGCCGCTGGACGGCACACTTCCTCAAGCACCTCAGTTCCAAGCAGGCATGA
- a CDS encoding endonuclease domain-containing protein, whose amino-acid sequence MTEKKAPHNKPELKPYRRKLRQKMTPAEARLWTYLKNRQIDGRRFRRQFSIGPYILDFYCPEENLSVELDGESHAGPIAAAKDAERSAYLRAQGINELRFENRVVFEMPEALIERVKQCFKRE is encoded by the coding sequence ATGACAGAGAAAAAAGCACCCCACAACAAGCCGGAACTGAAACCTTATCGCCGTAAGCTTCGACAGAAAATGACTCCGGCTGAGGCACGGCTATGGACCTATCTGAAGAATAGACAGATCGATGGCCGCCGGTTCAGGCGACAGTTCAGTATCGGGCCTTACATTCTTGATTTCTACTGCCCCGAGGAGAACTTATCGGTCGAACTCGACGGCGAATCACACGCCGGACCAATTGCCGCTGCAAAAGATGCGGAGCGGTCCGCCTACTTACGGGCACAGGGAATCAATGAGCTCAGGTTTGAGAATAGAGTGGTTTTCGAGATGCCCGAGGCCCTGATCGAAAGAGTGAAACAATGTTTCAAGCGTGAATGA
- a CDS encoding cupin domain-containing protein: protein MPLPPKYASLGLEPLLGEAGFFRLMFRSGLEVLHGELALPASNMIYYALTRESPQNHLHWLASDDHHILIDGGPADYFQFFEDGRSTCVRMGRELNAGEQLAVTTPGNAYKAVRLCESADYLLVGSVVTPAWSEAGMHIGAGQAFLGQYIGTSSWATPECLRSLIGPNLEA from the coding sequence ATGCCGCTGCCTCCGAAGTACGCGTCGCTTGGGTTGGAACCTTTGCTAGGGGAGGCGGGTTTCTTTCGTCTGATGTTCCGTTCGGGGCTCGAAGTGCTCCACGGGGAGCTGGCCCTGCCGGCGAGTAATATGATTTATTATGCGCTGACGCGTGAGTCGCCGCAAAATCACCTGCATTGGCTGGCGTCCGATGACCATCACATCCTCATCGATGGCGGACCGGCGGACTATTTCCAGTTTTTCGAAGACGGGCGCTCCACTTGCGTTCGGATGGGGCGCGAGCTGAATGCAGGAGAGCAACTGGCGGTTACGACGCCTGGCAATGCCTACAAGGCCGTGCGATTGTGCGAGTCGGCCGACTATTTACTGGTCGGCTCGGTTGTGACCCCGGCCTGGTCCGAGGCAGGGATGCATATCGGAGCCGGACAAGCCTTTCTGGGGCAATACATCGGAACCAGTTCTTGGGCCACGCCGGAGTGCCTGCGCAGCCTGATCGGACCCAATCTCGAAGCTTAA
- a CDS encoding cytochrome P450: MQKTLNYYPKEQLERLAEGNSKSDIAFRGYTAESLLKAYREAGPVFITEINGEERIVLAGLDANEIAWTAPDNWSYHNAMTVFREELSTLHLTQLDREDHRRKRRLLNKGFKNSSVMSGMGAMAREIALGLEKIDGQEVELHQAFMRIFTRALSKSAVKEAFTDAEVSQMVDFEEGFIGALFLKPHEREIAYNRASYLTIKREVLERLHGIVKERLDGAGKDDMLDQIIHQKVSKNVESLTEEELIYDTYLLLIAGTGNTSKLLAYLLDELKRQPEWTARLLEELKDFDARKLANGMKDFPLLKATLMETERLFPAAPVLPRVPHGDLDFLGYTIPAGTECLHLMALMHYDDTIYEDPFEFKPERWMKNEYPRQAHGTFGGGSHVCLGINVARIHMPLMIGYLLSQYDYEILSKPRVENYIAEPGEPDAMTLRMEAKLTKK, translated from the coding sequence ATGCAAAAGACACTAAACTACTATCCGAAGGAGCAACTCGAACGCCTTGCCGAGGGGAACTCCAAAAGTGATATCGCATTCCGCGGCTACACCGCGGAATCCCTGCTCAAGGCTTACCGTGAAGCAGGCCCCGTCTTCATTACGGAAATCAATGGAGAGGAACGCATCGTGCTCGCCGGCCTCGATGCGAATGAAATCGCCTGGACCGCTCCGGACAACTGGAGCTACCACAATGCGATGACCGTGTTCCGCGAGGAATTGAGTACTCTGCACCTGACTCAATTGGACCGCGAAGATCACCGACGCAAACGCCGTCTGCTGAACAAGGGGTTTAAGAATTCCTCTGTCATGAGCGGCATGGGTGCGATGGCCCGTGAAATTGCCCTCGGTTTGGAGAAAATCGACGGGCAGGAAGTCGAGCTGCACCAGGCGTTCATGCGCATCTTCACGCGCGCCCTGTCGAAGAGTGCGGTGAAGGAAGCATTCACCGACGCCGAGGTCTCGCAAATGGTGGACTTTGAGGAAGGCTTCATCGGAGCCCTCTTCCTGAAGCCGCATGAGCGTGAAATCGCCTACAACCGAGCCTCTTACCTGACGATCAAACGCGAGGTGCTCGAGCGTCTCCACGGGATCGTAAAGGAGCGTCTGGATGGTGCGGGCAAGGATGACATGCTGGACCAAATTATCCACCAGAAGGTCTCGAAGAATGTCGAGTCACTGACCGAGGAAGAGCTGATCTATGACACCTATTTGTTGCTGATCGCCGGTACGGGAAATACTTCCAAGTTGCTTGCCTACCTCCTCGACGAGCTAAAGCGGCAGCCGGAATGGACGGCGCGCCTGCTTGAGGAATTGAAGGATTTCGATGCCCGCAAGCTGGCCAACGGAATGAAGGACTTCCCCTTGCTCAAGGCGACCCTGATGGAAACCGAACGTCTCTTCCCGGCCGCTCCGGTGCTGCCGCGTGTGCCGCACGGGGACCTGGACTTCCTCGGCTATACGATTCCGGCAGGGACCGAGTGCCTGCACCTGATGGCCTTGATGCACTACGATGACACGATCTACGAGGACCCGTTCGAGTTCAAGCCCGAGCGCTGGATGAAGAACGAATATCCGCGCCAGGCCCACGGCACTTTCGGTGGCGGATCCCACGTCTGTCTCGGCATCAATGTGGCCCGTATCCACATGCCGCTAATGATCGGGTATTTGCTTTCTCAATACGATTACGAGATCCTGAGCAAACCGCGGGTTGAAAACTACATCGCGGAGCCGGGCGAGCCGGATGCGATGACGCTCCGGATGGAAGCGAAGCTGACGAAGAAATAG
- a CDS encoding adenosine deaminase family protein: protein MYTPNPDLKEFVQSLPKTETHLHLEGACPYEMIQRTNPEKYRTAPPMWDDSFRYDSFDQFMDMYAEFCAAVFTSAEAYHECAKKILQNCADQNCRYVETSFHIASLFGGTMSGPELVQAVLDAAPKGLEVRVFMGMCHNDYTGIGKTIIDDCIKWEKLSGVDIHGPEYIPMEPWTKDIWQKAADAGKILKAHAGEFMPASFVRYCIEELNVRRIQHGVRCIEDPSVVDLILEKDVTLDVCPISNVKLQVEGVTDMAHHPIRKLFDAGVRCTVNSDDPFMFGNSLSEDYYGLATDLGFTHAELARLARNGFEIADWESPERKDCIRELDAIAGSGRSL from the coding sequence ATGTATACGCCCAATCCCGACCTCAAGGAATTCGTCCAAAGCCTCCCCAAAACGGAAACCCATCTCCATCTCGAAGGCGCCTGCCCCTACGAGATGATCCAGCGCACCAATCCGGAAAAATACAGAACCGCCCCACCCATGTGGGACGACAGCTTCCGCTACGACAGTTTCGACCAGTTCATGGACATGTATGCGGAGTTCTGCGCGGCGGTGTTCACCAGTGCCGAGGCTTACCACGAGTGCGCCAAGAAGATCCTGCAGAACTGCGCGGATCAAAACTGTCGCTATGTCGAGACCAGCTTCCACATCGCCTCATTATTTGGCGGGACCATGTCTGGCCCCGAGCTCGTACAGGCCGTGCTCGACGCGGCACCGAAAGGTCTCGAAGTACGTGTCTTCATGGGCATGTGCCACAACGATTACACGGGCATCGGCAAGACGATCATCGACGACTGCATCAAATGGGAAAAGCTCAGCGGGGTCGACATCCACGGGCCGGAATACATCCCGATGGAGCCCTGGACCAAGGACATCTGGCAAAAGGCCGCCGACGCCGGCAAGATCCTCAAGGCCCACGCCGGTGAATTCATGCCCGCTTCCTTCGTTCGCTACTGCATTGAGGAGTTGAACGTCCGGCGTATCCAGCACGGCGTCCGCTGCATCGAGGACCCCTCGGTCGTCGACCTCATCCTCGAAAAAGATGTCACCCTCGACGTCTGCCCCATCAGCAACGTCAAACTACAGGTCGAAGGCGTCACGGACATGGCCCACCACCCGATCCGCAAACTCTTCGACGCCGGTGTGCGCTGCACGGTCAATTCCGACGACCCCTTCATGTTCGGCAACAGCTTGAGCGAGGATTACTATGGGCTCGCGACGGACCTCGGCTTCACGCATGCAGAACTGGCCAGACTCGCCCGCAACGGCTTCGAAATCGCCGACTGGGAGAGCCCGGAGCGGAAAGACTGTATCCGTGAGTTGGATGCGATCGCGGGATCCGGACGTAGCCTCTAA
- a CDS encoding alpha/beta hydrolase encodes MKYVVLLLITCTLSMLAAEPVTHDYLRPSEQNVIYGMDHGTALLLDVYKPAKPNGYGVVFVMGTGFTANGEYDDVPLKDLDVDLHVRGVFPNFMGERYQLFKPMYEAGFTIFSVNHRLAPKNQLPVQIRDVQRAVQFIRYHAADYGIDPEHIGGLGHSSGATMITFLGVLDDVADPDAFDPVNRMSSRLQAVVPMSGLHDTLAALRQSPTAAGLLGTVVGHVVLWQPEGHPIYQEYKDASTVSYVTADDAPMLVVHGMEDDVVNIKQSEALVKALEAAGVVHEFIALPHTTHGAILEPVDVPPCPYAAKWLEKTLIP; translated from the coding sequence ATGAAATACGTCGTTTTACTCCTGATTACTTGCACGCTTTCTATGTTGGCTGCCGAGCCGGTGACGCATGATTACCTGCGTCCCAGTGAGCAGAATGTGATCTACGGCATGGATCACGGTACGGCGCTTTTGCTCGACGTTTACAAGCCGGCGAAGCCGAACGGCTACGGGGTGGTCTTCGTCATGGGCACCGGGTTTACGGCAAACGGGGAATACGATGACGTCCCGCTCAAGGACTTGGATGTGGATCTACATGTCCGTGGCGTGTTCCCCAATTTCATGGGAGAGCGCTACCAGCTCTTCAAGCCGATGTATGAGGCCGGATTCACTATTTTCTCGGTGAACCATCGATTGGCTCCAAAGAACCAGTTGCCCGTCCAAATCCGGGATGTGCAGCGCGCGGTTCAGTTTATCCGTTATCATGCGGCGGACTACGGTATCGACCCGGAGCATATCGGCGGGCTGGGACACTCTTCGGGCGCGACGATGATTACCTTTCTCGGTGTCTTGGATGACGTCGCGGATCCCGATGCCTTTGATCCGGTGAACCGAATGAGCAGCCGGCTACAAGCCGTGGTGCCGATGTCGGGTCTGCATGATACTTTGGCGGCCTTGCGGCAAAGCCCGACTGCTGCCGGCTTGTTGGGGACGGTTGTCGGGCATGTGGTCTTATGGCAACCGGAAGGGCACCCGATCTATCAGGAATACAAGGATGCTTCCACCGTGAGCTATGTGACCGCCGATGATGCGCCCATGCTGGTCGTGCACGGGATGGAGGATGACGTGGTGAACATCAAGCAATCCGAAGCCCTGGTGAAGGCCTTGGAAGCCGCTGGTGTGGTTCACGAGTTCATCGCGTTGCCACACACGACGCATGGCGCGATTCTGGAGCCGGTCGACGTGCCGCCCTGTCCCTATGCCGCAAAGTGGTTGGAGAAAACCTTGATCCCGTAG
- a CDS encoding phosphoribosyltransferase, with the protein MMIRKIPDNFKRIYSKEDIAYRVYKMAGDVRHWVTETHEEDGQQVLAICVLRGGVFFFADLLKEIPYTVEPSFCRAMSYSSEDNTQGNEFRLVVEPAEMKGRRVLLVDDICDSGKTLRNLHDYALKNGAKEVRTAVLIHRKHEDSVYTPDYMGFEYDGPEWFAGYGMEDKNHNSNFPEVYIIEGETVETPGKPTASTIQ; encoded by the coding sequence ATGATGATTCGAAAGATACCGGATAACTTTAAGCGAATCTATTCAAAGGAGGACATCGCTTATCGTGTGTACAAGATGGCTGGCGACGTACGCCACTGGGTCACGGAAACCCATGAGGAAGACGGACAACAGGTCCTGGCGATCTGTGTGCTGCGGGGCGGCGTGTTCTTCTTTGCCGATCTGCTCAAGGAAATCCCCTACACGGTCGAACCATCCTTTTGCCGGGCCATGAGCTACTCCTCCGAGGACAACACACAGGGCAACGAATTCCGTCTGGTGGTCGAACCGGCTGAGATGAAAGGTCGTCGCGTGCTCCTCGTCGATGACATCTGCGACAGCGGCAAGACCCTGCGCAACCTCCACGATTATGCGCTCAAGAACGGTGCGAAGGAAGTGCGTACCGCCGTCCTGATCCACCGCAAGCACGAGGACTCCGTCTATACGCCCGACTACATGGGCTTCGAATACGACGGTCCCGAGTGGTTCGCCGGCTATGGGATGGAAGACAAGAACCACAATTCCAACTTCCCCGAAGTGTACATCATCGAAGGGGAAACCGTTGAGACCCCCGGCAAGCCGACCGCTTCTACAATTCAGTAG
- a CDS encoding 5'-methylthioadenosine/S-adenosylhomocysteine nucleosidase, whose amino-acid sequence MSQKKHPFLAKVVFAGVFVCLAGCATRTASYGPKSFDEPGYTAVVVAYAPEMKGVLDTIEALPDAEITDERVYKGVKFKLGTYKGEPILVYATGMSIANAAMSMQMAFDYFPVKQVVYMGIAGAVNPELHPGDVVVPERWYYHDESVYSNPDPENPGEYILPDYYRAFLQEQPARKAADPNYPDYKPFEFVHPDEVLVIKEGMEKPQDTAYFSATPRLLEAAERAIGKVPPQMVLKEREAKLYVGGNGVTGSIFQDNRAYRKWEREVFNAEVTEMESAAVGQVCYINDVDWVIIRAISDLAGGQEGVNVENVYDVPASIVGARLLFALLDELAVE is encoded by the coding sequence ATGTCCCAGAAAAAACACCCCTTCCTGGCAAAGGTTGTCTTTGCCGGTGTGTTCGTTTGCCTGGCTGGTTGTGCGACACGCACAGCCAGCTATGGCCCGAAGTCATTCGATGAGCCCGGATACACTGCCGTCGTCGTCGCCTATGCGCCGGAAATGAAAGGCGTCTTGGATACGATCGAAGCGCTGCCGGATGCCGAGATTACGGATGAACGGGTTTACAAAGGTGTGAAATTCAAGCTTGGGACCTATAAGGGGGAACCCATCCTGGTTTATGCGACGGGGATGAGCATCGCGAACGCGGCGATGTCCATGCAGATGGCTTTCGACTATTTTCCGGTCAAGCAGGTCGTTTACATGGGCATTGCCGGTGCGGTGAACCCGGAACTGCACCCGGGGGATGTGGTCGTGCCGGAGCGCTGGTACTACCACGATGAAAGCGTTTACAGTAACCCTGATCCGGAGAACCCCGGCGAATACATTCTGCCGGATTACTACCGGGCTTTCCTTCAGGAGCAGCCGGCCCGCAAGGCGGCCGATCCGAATTATCCGGATTACAAGCCATTTGAATTCGTCCATCCGGACGAGGTGCTTGTGATCAAGGAAGGTATGGAGAAGCCGCAGGATACCGCATACTTCAGTGCGACACCGCGCTTGCTGGAGGCGGCTGAGCGTGCGATCGGGAAGGTGCCACCGCAGATGGTCTTGAAGGAGCGGGAAGCGAAGCTGTATGTCGGTGGCAACGGTGTTACCGGTTCGATTTTCCAGGACAACCGGGCTTACCGGAAATGGGAGCGCGAGGTCTTCAATGCGGAAGTGACCGAAATGGAATCCGCTGCGGTTGGCCAAGTTTGCTACATTAACGATGTCGATTGGGTGATCATCCGTGCGATCAGTGATTTGGCCGGTGGCCAGGAGGGCGTCAATGTCGAGAATGTCTATGACGTGCCGGCTTCGATTGTCGGCGCACGCCTGCTCTTTGCGCTTCTGGACGAGCTGGCCGTGGAGTAA
- a CDS encoding isopenicillin N synthase family dioxygenase encodes MSIATTIPIVDMAPYLEGTPEGKAQVATEIYNAAHNVGFTYLKNFGMSEDLLEAAFKVSQSVFNCDEKFKVPFNPEANHGFTQMKGEALDPTKPADLKETFTCRNLANQPSGPDYWPNPQFEAFMRVFHARIVKIAADIMGAFALALGLEPDYFDKRHTGLTQTLRLLHYPPVEEVAEGQLGAGAHTDYGTITVLFQDPSGGLQVQNLAGEWIDAPPIPGTVVINTGDLISRWSNDFFKSTPHRVVPRPAAMKNGRLSIAFFSDPDPEVMIETFPNCITEANPAKYAPITAGEHIRERIMASQAKA; translated from the coding sequence ATGAGTATCGCTACCACTATACCGATCGTCGACATGGCCCCCTATCTGGAAGGCACGCCCGAGGGCAAAGCCCAAGTGGCAACAGAAATATATAATGCCGCCCACAATGTCGGATTCACTTATTTAAAGAACTTCGGCATGTCCGAGGACTTGCTGGAAGCGGCCTTTAAGGTCTCGCAGTCGGTATTCAACTGTGACGAAAAATTCAAGGTGCCCTTCAACCCCGAGGCCAATCACGGCTTCACCCAAATGAAAGGCGAAGCGCTGGATCCAACCAAGCCCGCGGATTTAAAAGAGACCTTTACCTGCCGCAACCTGGCCAATCAACCAAGCGGACCGGACTACTGGCCCAATCCCCAATTCGAAGCCTTCATGCGAGTCTTCCATGCCCGCATCGTAAAAATCGCAGCCGATATCATGGGTGCCTTCGCACTCGCTCTCGGTCTTGAACCGGATTACTTCGACAAGCGCCATACCGGTCTCACGCAAACACTTCGCCTCCTTCACTACCCGCCGGTCGAAGAAGTCGCCGAAGGGCAGCTCGGAGCCGGCGCCCATACCGACTACGGCACGATTACCGTACTCTTTCAGGATCCCTCCGGCGGACTGCAGGTGCAGAACCTTGCCGGTGAGTGGATCGATGCACCCCCGATTCCCGGCACCGTGGTCATCAATACCGGCGACCTGATCTCCCGCTGGAGCAATGATTTCTTCAAGTCGACCCCGCACCGCGTCGTGCCGCGTCCGGCAGCGATGAAGAACGGGCGTCTTTCCATCGCCTTCTTCAGCGATCCGGACCCCGAGGTCATGATTGAAACCTTCCCGAACTGTATCACCGAGGCAAACCCGGCCAAGTACGCCCCCATCACCGCGGGCGAACATATCCGCGAGCGCATCATGGCCTCCCAGGCCAAGGCCTGA
- a CDS encoding GNAT family N-acetyltransferase, giving the protein MNTFTQLGDLRNVRLTGKRIVLAAVELADAPLIFESFTPEVTRYLVPVAPSKLAETESFLIHAQEVMSTGTDYICTVKDRKSGEFLGCSGIHGKAEHAPPELGIWLKTAVHGRGYGQETIRLLCDWLFAATGSREVLYPVDRANLPSRHIPEKLGGVLVDERTDYKQNGEPMDVVVYRIDREVYLAA; this is encoded by the coding sequence ATGAATACGTTCACGCAGCTCGGAGACCTCAGGAATGTCCGTTTGACCGGAAAACGGATCGTCCTGGCTGCCGTGGAGCTGGCCGACGCGCCGCTTATTTTCGAATCCTTTACGCCGGAAGTGACCCGCTACCTAGTGCCTGTGGCTCCCTCGAAACTGGCGGAAACCGAGTCCTTCCTCATCCACGCGCAGGAGGTCATGAGCACGGGCACGGACTACATCTGCACGGTGAAGGACCGGAAGAGCGGAGAGTTTCTCGGTTGTTCCGGCATTCATGGCAAGGCGGAGCATGCGCCTCCGGAACTGGGCATCTGGCTCAAGACTGCCGTGCATGGCCGAGGCTACGGTCAGGAAACCATACGCTTGCTTTGTGACTGGCTCTTTGCGGCGACCGGCTCCCGCGAAGTGCTTTATCCGGTCGATCGTGCCAATCTGCCCAGTCGCCATATCCCCGAAAAGCTGGGTGGGGTGCTGGTCGACGAACGCACCGACTACAAACAGAACGGGGAGCCGATGGACGTTGTTGTCTACCGGATTGATCGGGAAGTGTATCTTGCGGCGTAG
- a CDS encoding uracil-xanthine permease family protein — MPPAEKKSELLYPHDSRMAPGKAALAALQQVVAMFIGCITPALIYISVVGVEAQNQGYLVSMCLFSAGLGTFLQAKRIGPIGSGLLSVNGTSFAYLDLLLRAGQEGGLPLACGMTLAAVPLQFVLSFFLPALRRYFSPIIAGIVVLLIGLNLIPVAGHSIASIPDGSGPEAWTQNFILSAIVVVALIGTQVLGKPMLRICGPVIAIGIGFGLAAAFGMLSWPESNGGPWLVLPQPLHEGLAFKWDLLIPFMIIYFVSSIEAIGDLTATASLSGMKTDGIDFWHRLRGGILSDAITSTFAALINVFPTATFSQNNGVIQLTGVGSRQVGFYVAGILMITGLLPQTGLVFSMIPGPVLGGVTLVLFGLIAGAGLRMINDQHLGSKEVLVLAISLGMAFAIPSQKEFVENLPSLLQGIFSSPVATGGLTAVIMNIFYLRPQ; from the coding sequence ATGCCTCCAGCCGAGAAGAAATCCGAACTCCTGTATCCGCACGACAGCCGTATGGCTCCGGGCAAGGCCGCGCTGGCGGCACTTCAACAGGTGGTGGCGATGTTTATCGGCTGTATTACGCCGGCGTTGATCTACATCTCGGTCGTCGGGGTCGAGGCGCAGAATCAGGGCTACCTCGTCAGTATGTGCCTGTTCTCGGCGGGGCTGGGAACCTTTCTTCAGGCCAAGCGCATCGGGCCGATCGGATCCGGTTTGCTCTCGGTCAACGGCACCAGCTTCGCCTACCTGGACCTGCTCTTGCGTGCGGGGCAGGAGGGCGGCCTGCCGCTGGCTTGCGGGATGACACTGGCGGCCGTGCCGCTGCAGTTCGTACTTTCCTTTTTCCTGCCGGCCTTGCGGCGCTATTTTTCACCGATCATTGCCGGGATCGTGGTGCTCTTGATCGGTCTGAATTTGATTCCTGTCGCGGGGCACTCCATCGCCAGCATCCCCGACGGCAGTGGTCCTGAAGCCTGGACTCAGAATTTTATCCTCTCGGCCATTGTTGTGGTTGCGTTGATCGGGACGCAGGTCCTGGGCAAGCCCATGCTCCGCATTTGCGGTCCCGTGATCGCGATCGGGATTGGTTTCGGTTTGGCAGCGGCCTTCGGCATGCTGAGTTGGCCGGAATCGAACGGAGGCCCCTGGCTGGTCCTGCCGCAGCCGCTCCATGAGGGCCTTGCCTTTAAATGGGACCTGCTGATTCCCTTCATGATCATCTACTTCGTCTCTTCCATTGAGGCGATTGGCGACCTGACGGCCACTGCCAGCCTTTCGGGCATGAAAACGGATGGTATCGATTTTTGGCATCGTCTGCGCGGCGGTATCCTTTCGGATGCGATCACTTCGACCTTTGCCGCGCTGATCAACGTATTCCCGACCGCGACCTTTTCCCAGAACAACGGTGTGATCCAATTGACCGGTGTCGGTAGCCGCCAAGTCGGGTTTTATGTCGCGGGGATTCTCATGATAACGGGACTCCTGCCGCAGACCGGGCTTGTCTTTTCGATGATTCCCGGTCCGGTACTCGGTGGTGTCACATTGGTACTCTTCGGCCTGATCGCGGGTGCCGGACTACGGATGATCAACGACCAGCATCTCGGCAGCAAAGAGGTCTTGGTTCTGGCGATCAGTCTCGGCATGGCGTTTGCAATCCCCAGCCAGAAGGAGTTCGTCGAGAACCTGCCCTCTCTCTTGCAGGGGATCTTCAGCTCGCCGGTCGCCACGGGCGGTCTGACCGCGGTCATTATGAACATCTTTTATCTTCGTCCGCAGTAG
- a CDS encoding bile acid:sodium symporter family protein, with protein MQNFIKKNSFILILLGAVLLAILLPGPAAKGGLLHSEVTTKLGVWIIFFLQGLSLPTSELTSGYRPKRLHVFVLSWNYLWFPVVTGLYLIPVSLFLAPELRTGLWLLSILPTTVASAITFATVSGGNTSNAIFSTVFSNLLSVLVVPTVSVAYLAAEADANVPLTPLFSKLAMLIIVPLIVGQIIRKIVPGKATLIAKKSKKVSTGIIVFIVHAAFANSVQSGFLDELSGASVVAVIASTVGLLLLASWLVWLSSAWIRPNHAQRVTAFFCASQKSLATGLPLATSILAAAPGVVDPALVLIPLMCYHPSQLVLAGLLSGKFKAQSEVH; from the coding sequence ATGCAAAACTTTATAAAGAAAAACAGTTTTATCCTGATCCTTTTGGGGGCTGTGCTGCTCGCGATTCTGCTTCCGGGCCCCGCGGCCAAAGGCGGCCTTCTACACTCGGAAGTGACCACGAAGCTGGGCGTCTGGATTATTTTCTTCCTTCAGGGGCTGTCTTTGCCGACCAGCGAGTTGACCTCCGGCTACCGGCCCAAACGTTTGCATGTTTTTGTGCTGTCCTGGAACTACCTCTGGTTCCCCGTTGTGACGGGCCTGTACCTGATCCCGGTTTCACTGTTTCTGGCGCCGGAGTTGCGGACCGGGCTCTGGTTGCTTTCGATTCTTCCGACGACAGTGGCTTCGGCCATCACCTTTGCCACGGTCTCGGGGGGGAATACATCGAATGCGATTTTCTCCACGGTCTTTTCGAACCTGCTTTCCGTGCTGGTCGTACCCACTGTCTCGGTTGCTTATTTGGCGGCGGAGGCGGATGCCAACGTCCCGCTTACACCGCTTTTTTCCAAGCTGGCGATGTTGATTATCGTGCCCTTGATTGTCGGCCAAATCATTCGAAAGATCGTTCCGGGCAAGGCGACCTTGATCGCAAAGAAGTCGAAGAAAGTGAGCACCGGAATCATCGTGTTCATTGTCCACGCCGCTTTTGCCAACAGCGTACAATCCGGCTTTCTGGATGAGCTCAGCGGAGCTTCGGTTGTGGCGGTCATCGCCAGTACCGTCGGCCTGCTGCTCTTGGCCAGTTGGCTGGTTTGGTTGAGCTCGGCCTGGATTCGACCGAACCATGCCCAGCGTGTGACCGCCTTTTTCTGTGCCAGCCAGAAATCGCTGGCTACCGGGCTGCCGCTGGCCACCTCGATCCTGGCTGCGGCTCCGGGGGTCGTGGATCCGGCGCTGGTCCTGATCCCCTTGATGTGCTACCACCCCTCGCAACTGGTACTGGCCGGATTGCTTTCGGGCAAGTTCAAGGCGCAAAGCGAAGTGCACTGA